The Apostichopus japonicus isolate 1M-3 chromosome 20, ASM3797524v1, whole genome shotgun sequence genome contains a region encoding:
- the LOC139961492 gene encoding tudor domain-containing protein 1-like isoform X1 codes for MASQNERYRKMLQEKVELLENQRTEVRGYITSMMETIDKATECSQKFMKISTESKKFRKKFQEANSAVESALGNLLKISNAFTSSNGEGSLSSSESDSATESSKPSTKISPRRDTGNCPVSASSKPSKGSESSSPSSAKDKADSAENIANTSPGNQSQKVSVHIDVASLQRTVSVEKPESRIVQAEPESRIVQAEPESKIVQTEPNSRQDALSPSVQSFLASFQDVGVLHQCKDVSVPITQPQPSHMPPAGHSQLRRPDIAQIAKHSPPRARTVHNMNKLNGAPPNAQLHVDTRGGAQGIPEGQRAQQFPPHPSGVASSHATHHPPTPSPTFSSHSSAGGLNLSLAKSRIPLLSPRCGDQIEAVISHVVSPSLFWIQDKRSCVMDLVQQLNNFYSQANIPIPIPERGLVCCARWSLDGGWYRAQIVDVQYPMQTNPNSTQQDIVVHVFFIDYGNSEALTTRNIRCLHKKFYEVPPLALRCALAQITPPQKTGQWTNECNMFFNALCIDKCLRADVVELKLQPNGVTFVRLSFCQESKLEEGVTREELVDVAELLVEKGLAKFIDSRVVPHSHIDVSPATVIKPEAQTPPSTSEPTSERPTWPASSTSQRSGQTVERRPAVKEAEGKTISEPVRKENKQTTKAKGKSSEMQTNSNESNKLGKAKKRQKEITLRKELTIIEDRILVAMSFIANPNDFYVHLIAPDVLEFDALNDKLQEHYNDSKNVKAMDSARSLGVGDFCCAKFEKDSGWYRGKILEVRSVGPKGKSKWDFMVFYVDYGNSEWVLETNVKPLVAEFYDMPAQVVKCSLAHVSPFVPAGNKDCKAKWSEQATTMFRKLTGFNTKLNGFLVTVPEDKSKAIELNLTISTSHMEVYVNQELVNLGLASSDILKKESVEDDELEIASSNWLNHRYQEGGYADSDTGLPESPDSLMDALAKLDPMAVHYHAEINTYGYDEDDPEMATMGYKSNLDKKVCYFHVSGKGCYRGDSCQFEHPDPVPIRKNIPAEPLSRKRPPKKLPKCTKAHAVHQWLGLPCPKTNSCVQDLKYEVKDTTDCYCINNVVDLLPEESVVCILVTAVISPIHFWVQFVFGPTPLKQLQIHCSKSLDRPWEEGETLESLNESINNNCSKGSTKSHDMTILALGEIVLAKYSKDKKWYRSRVIFVDEDKIEVFHVDYGTSDWVTRKDVRPALPQFLHLPFQAVQCRLDGLEESQECKEQRDNSRNYFEDVATGHPLVAYVVERDIDNLLYLKLYNTKGEEDICINKALLDKGYYLPGEVAEKGEKVSN; via the exons ATGGCTTCTCAGAATGAGAGGTATCGTAAAATGCTTCAGGAGAAGGTGGAGTTGTTGGAAAATCAAAGAACGGAAGTGAGGGGTTACATTACCTCCATGATGGAAACTATAGACAAG gcTACAGAGTGCTCTCAGAAGTTCATGAAGATTTCAACAGAATCAAAGAAGTTCAGGAAAAAGTTTCAGGAAGCAAACTCGGCAGTTGAGTCTGCTCTTGGCAATCTCCTTAAAATATCCAATgcctttacatcatcaaatg GGGAGGGAAGTTTGTCCTCTTCAGAATCAGATTCTGCTACTGAATCCTCCAAACCATCAACAAAGATCTCACCAAGAAGAGATACAGGAAACTGTCCTGTGTCTGCATCGTCGAAACCCTCCAAGGGCTCCGAATCGTCGAGCCCGTCTTCAGCGAAAGATAAGGCGGACTCTGCCGAGAATATTGCCAATACCAGCCCAGGAAATCAGTCGCAGAAGGTATCCGTCCATATCGATGTCGCTTCGTTGCAACGAACAGTCTCCGTTGAGAAACCTGAGAGCAGGATTGTACAAGCCGAACCTGAGAGCAGGATTGTACAAGCCGAACCTGAGAGCAAGATTGTACAAACCGAGCCAAACTCAAGACAGGATGCTCTCTCTCCATCCGTCCAGTCATTCTTAGCTTCCTTTCAAGATGTAGGTGTTCTGCATCAGTGTAAGGATGTGTCGGTGCCCATAACACAGCCACAGCCTTCTCACATGCCGCCTGCTGGTCATAGTCAGTTGAGGAGACCCGACATTGCCCAAATTGCAAAACATTCTCCACCTCGGGCAAGGACGGTGCACAACATGAACAAGCTCAATGGTGCTCCACCAAATGCACAGTTACATGTGGACACTCGAGGTGGTGCACAAGGTATCCCAGAGGGTCAAAGAGCTCAGCAGTTTCCACCACACCCGTCTGGTGTCGCTTCTTCTCACGCTACGCACCATCCACCGACGCCTAGTCCCACGTTCTCATCCCATTCCTCTGCGGGTGGGCTTAACCTGTCTCTTGCCAAGTCCAGAATACCTCTGTTATCACCGAGGTGCGGTGACCAGATCGAAGCAGTGATCAGCCACGTCGTCAGTCCGTCCCTCTTCTGGATTCAAGATAAGAGATCTTGTGTGATGGATCTTGTACAACAATTGAA CAACTTCTACAGCCAAGCTAACATTCCTATCCCCATTCCTGAACGAGGCCTTGTCTGCTGTGCAAGGTGGTCACTCGATGGAGGGTGGTACAGAGCTCAGATTGTAG ACGTCCAGTACCCGATGCAAACCAACCCTAATTCAACCCAGCAAGACATCGTCGTTCATGTCTTCTTCATCGACTATGGCAACTCGGAGGCTTTGACTACCCGAAACATTCGCTGCCTCCACAAGAAGTTCTACGAGGTTCCGCCCTTAGCGTTGCGATGCGCCTTGGCACAG ATCACACCACCGCAGAAAACAGGTCAATGGACGAACGAATGTAACATGTTCTTCAATGCGCTGTGCATCGACAAGTGTCTACGAGCTGATGTGGTGGAGTTAAAACTGCAACCAAATGGAGTAACATTTGTTAGACTTTCTTTTTGCCAAGAAAGTAAACTCGAAGAAGGCGTAACTAGGGAAGAATTG GTAGATGTGGCAGAGCTTCTTGTTGAAAAAGGGCTTGCCAAGTTTATTGATAGCCGGGTAGTACCACACAGCCACATAGACGTATCACCAGCTACAGTAATTAAACCAGAGGCGCAAACACCGCCCAGTACCTCTGAACCGACCTCTGAGAGGCCGACATGGCCGGCATCTTCTACATCACAACGTTCCGGACAAACTGTTGAAAGAAGACCAGCAG TGAAGGAGGCAGAAGGAAAAACAATTTCTGAGCCTGtgagaaaggaaaataaacaaaccaCCAAAGCTAAGGGAAAGTCATCAGAGATGCAGACCAACTCCAATGAGAGCAATAAACTGGGAAAAGCCAAGAAAAGGCAAAAAGAGATAACTCTGAGAAAAGAACTTACCATCATTGAAGACAGGATTCTTGTGGCCATGTCCTTCATTGCTAACCCCAACGACTTCTACGTACACCTCATCGCGCCCGATGTCTTAGAATTTGACGCCCTCAACGACAAACTTCAAGAGCATTACAACGACTCTAAAAACGTTAAAGCTATGGACAGTGCCAGAAGTTTGGGTGTGGGCGATTTTTGCTGTGCTAAGTTTGAGAAGGACTCCGGCTGGTATCGAGGAAAGATCTTGGAAGTGAGAAGCGTGGGGCCGAAGGGGAAAAGCAAGTGGGACTTTATGGTGTTTTATGTCGATTATGGGAACTCGGAGTGGGTTTTGGAAACTAACGTGAAGCCACTGGTAGCTGAATTTTATGATATGCCGGCACAAGTTGTGAAGTGTTCATTGGCTCATGTGTCTCCTTTTGTGCCAGCTGGGAACAAAGACTGTAAAG CGAAATGGTCAGAACAAGCCACCACAATGTTTAGAAAACTGACAGGATTCAACACAAAGTTGAATGGATTTTTGGTGACAGTCCCTGAGGACAAAAG taAAGCTATAGAGCTAAACCTCACCATCAGCACCTCTCACATGGAAGTCTATGTCAACCAAGAACTAGTCAACCTTGGCTTGGCGTCGTCAGACATTTTGAAGAAGGAGAGCGTAGAAG ATGATGAGCTAGAGATAGCATCTTCTAATTGGCTGAATCACAGATATCAAGAGGGAGGATATGCTGACTCAGATACAGGACTACCTGAGAGTCCAGATAGTCTTATGGATGCCTTGGCTAAACTTGACCCCATGGCAGTACATTACCATGCAGAGATCAATACATATGGATATGATGAAGATGACCCAGAGATGGCTACTATGGGCTACA AGTCCAACTTGGACAAGAAAGTGTGCTACTTCCATGTATCAGGAAAAGGATGTTACCGTGGTGACAGCTGTCAGTTTGAGCACCCTGATCCAG TCCCAATCAGGAAAAACATTCCTGCTGAGCCTTTGTCGAGAAAAAGACCCCCAAAGAAACTTCCAAAATGCACCAAGGCTCATGCTGTACACCAGTGGCTCGGGCTTCCCTGTCCAAAGACGAATAGTTGCGTCCAAGATCTGAAAT ATGAAGTTAAAGATACCACCGATTGCTACTGCATCAACAATGTGGTAGATTTACTTCCCGAGGAGTCGGTTGTCTGCATCTTGGTCACAGCCGTGATTTCGCCCATCCACTTTTGGGTCCAGTTCGTCTTTGGGCCCACACCCTTGAAGCAGCTACAAATTCATTGCTCCAAAAGTCTGGACAGACCTTGGGAGGAGGGAGAGACACTGGAATCACTCAATGAGTCCATCAA TAATAATTGCAGCAAGGGAAGTACAAAGAGCCATGACATGACAATTCTTGCCTTAGGAGAAATTGTCTTGGCAAAGTACAGCAAGGACAAGAAATGGTATCGTTCCAGGGTTATCTTTGTGGATGAAGATAAGATTGAG GTGTTTCACGTAGATTACGGAACATCAGATTGGGTCACTAGGAAGGATGTTAGGCCAGCCTTACCACAGTTTCTACACCTTCCATTCCAGGCTGTTCAGTGTAGACTGGATGGCCTGGAGGAGAGTCAGGAATGTAAAGAACAGAGAGACAATTCCAG GAACTACTTTGAAGATGTGGCGACAGGTCACCCATTGGTGGCTTACGTTGTTGAAAG AGATATCGACAACCTCCTTTACCTGAAACTTTACAACACTAAAGGTGAAGAGGATATTTGCATCAACAAAGCCTTGCTCGATAAAGGTTATTACCTACCAGGAGAAGTTGCTGAGAAAGGAGAGAAAGTTTCAAATTAG
- the LOC139961492 gene encoding tudor domain-containing protein 1-like isoform X2: MASQNERYRKMLQEKVELLENQRTEVRGYITSMMETIDKATECSQKFMKISTESKKFRKKFQEANSAVESALGNLLKISNAFTSSNGEGSLSSSESDSATESSKPSTKISPRRDTGNCPVSASSKPSKGSESSSPSSAKDKADSAENIANTSPGNQSQKVSVHIDVASLQRTVSVEKPESRIVQAEPESRIVQAEPESKIVQTEPNSRQDALSPSVQSFLASFQDVGVLHQCKDVSVPITQPQPSHMPPAGHSQLRRPDIAQIAKHSPPRARTVHNMNKLNGAPPNAQLHVDTRGGAQGIPEGQRAQQFPPHPSGVASSHATHHPPTPSPTFSSHSSAGGLNLSLAKSRIPLLSPRCGDQIEAVISHVVSPSLFWIQDKRSCVMDLVQQLNNFYSQANIPIPIPERGLVCCARWSLDGGWYRAQIVDVQYPMQTNPNSTQQDIVVHVFFIDYGNSEALTTRNIRCLHKKFYEVPPLALRCALAQITPPQKTGQWTNECNMFFNALCIDKCLRADVVELKLQPNGVTFVRLSFCQESKLEEGVTREELVDVAELLVEKGLAKFIDSRVVPHSHIDVSPATVIKPEAQTPPSTSEPTSERPTWPASSTSQRSGQTVERRPAVKEAEGKTISEPVRKENKQTTKAKGKSSEMQTNSNESNKLGKAKKRQKEITLRKELTIIEDRILVAMSFIANPNDFYVHLIAPDVLEFDALNDKLQEHYNDSKNVKAMDSARSLGVGDFCCAKFEKDSGWYRGKILEVRSVGPKGKSKWDFMVFYVDYGNSEWVLETNVKPLVAEFYDMPAQVVKCSLAHVSPFVPAGNKDCKAKWSEQATTMFRKLTGFNTKLNGFLVTVPEDKSKAIELNLTISTSHMEVYVNQELVNLGLASSDILKKESVEDDELEIASSNWLNHRYQEGGYADSDTGLPESPDSLMDALAKLDPMAVHYHAEINTYGYDEDDPEMATMGYKSNLDKKVCYFHVSGKGCYRGDSCQFEHPDPDEVKDTTDCYCINNVVDLLPEESVVCILVTAVISPIHFWVQFVFGPTPLKQLQIHCSKSLDRPWEEGETLESLNESINNNCSKGSTKSHDMTILALGEIVLAKYSKDKKWYRSRVIFVDEDKIEVFHVDYGTSDWVTRKDVRPALPQFLHLPFQAVQCRLDGLEESQECKEQRDNSRNYFEDVATGHPLVAYVVERDIDNLLYLKLYNTKGEEDICINKALLDKGYYLPGEVAEKGEKVSN, from the exons ATGGCTTCTCAGAATGAGAGGTATCGTAAAATGCTTCAGGAGAAGGTGGAGTTGTTGGAAAATCAAAGAACGGAAGTGAGGGGTTACATTACCTCCATGATGGAAACTATAGACAAG gcTACAGAGTGCTCTCAGAAGTTCATGAAGATTTCAACAGAATCAAAGAAGTTCAGGAAAAAGTTTCAGGAAGCAAACTCGGCAGTTGAGTCTGCTCTTGGCAATCTCCTTAAAATATCCAATgcctttacatcatcaaatg GGGAGGGAAGTTTGTCCTCTTCAGAATCAGATTCTGCTACTGAATCCTCCAAACCATCAACAAAGATCTCACCAAGAAGAGATACAGGAAACTGTCCTGTGTCTGCATCGTCGAAACCCTCCAAGGGCTCCGAATCGTCGAGCCCGTCTTCAGCGAAAGATAAGGCGGACTCTGCCGAGAATATTGCCAATACCAGCCCAGGAAATCAGTCGCAGAAGGTATCCGTCCATATCGATGTCGCTTCGTTGCAACGAACAGTCTCCGTTGAGAAACCTGAGAGCAGGATTGTACAAGCCGAACCTGAGAGCAGGATTGTACAAGCCGAACCTGAGAGCAAGATTGTACAAACCGAGCCAAACTCAAGACAGGATGCTCTCTCTCCATCCGTCCAGTCATTCTTAGCTTCCTTTCAAGATGTAGGTGTTCTGCATCAGTGTAAGGATGTGTCGGTGCCCATAACACAGCCACAGCCTTCTCACATGCCGCCTGCTGGTCATAGTCAGTTGAGGAGACCCGACATTGCCCAAATTGCAAAACATTCTCCACCTCGGGCAAGGACGGTGCACAACATGAACAAGCTCAATGGTGCTCCACCAAATGCACAGTTACATGTGGACACTCGAGGTGGTGCACAAGGTATCCCAGAGGGTCAAAGAGCTCAGCAGTTTCCACCACACCCGTCTGGTGTCGCTTCTTCTCACGCTACGCACCATCCACCGACGCCTAGTCCCACGTTCTCATCCCATTCCTCTGCGGGTGGGCTTAACCTGTCTCTTGCCAAGTCCAGAATACCTCTGTTATCACCGAGGTGCGGTGACCAGATCGAAGCAGTGATCAGCCACGTCGTCAGTCCGTCCCTCTTCTGGATTCAAGATAAGAGATCTTGTGTGATGGATCTTGTACAACAATTGAA CAACTTCTACAGCCAAGCTAACATTCCTATCCCCATTCCTGAACGAGGCCTTGTCTGCTGTGCAAGGTGGTCACTCGATGGAGGGTGGTACAGAGCTCAGATTGTAG ACGTCCAGTACCCGATGCAAACCAACCCTAATTCAACCCAGCAAGACATCGTCGTTCATGTCTTCTTCATCGACTATGGCAACTCGGAGGCTTTGACTACCCGAAACATTCGCTGCCTCCACAAGAAGTTCTACGAGGTTCCGCCCTTAGCGTTGCGATGCGCCTTGGCACAG ATCACACCACCGCAGAAAACAGGTCAATGGACGAACGAATGTAACATGTTCTTCAATGCGCTGTGCATCGACAAGTGTCTACGAGCTGATGTGGTGGAGTTAAAACTGCAACCAAATGGAGTAACATTTGTTAGACTTTCTTTTTGCCAAGAAAGTAAACTCGAAGAAGGCGTAACTAGGGAAGAATTG GTAGATGTGGCAGAGCTTCTTGTTGAAAAAGGGCTTGCCAAGTTTATTGATAGCCGGGTAGTACCACACAGCCACATAGACGTATCACCAGCTACAGTAATTAAACCAGAGGCGCAAACACCGCCCAGTACCTCTGAACCGACCTCTGAGAGGCCGACATGGCCGGCATCTTCTACATCACAACGTTCCGGACAAACTGTTGAAAGAAGACCAGCAG TGAAGGAGGCAGAAGGAAAAACAATTTCTGAGCCTGtgagaaaggaaaataaacaaaccaCCAAAGCTAAGGGAAAGTCATCAGAGATGCAGACCAACTCCAATGAGAGCAATAAACTGGGAAAAGCCAAGAAAAGGCAAAAAGAGATAACTCTGAGAAAAGAACTTACCATCATTGAAGACAGGATTCTTGTGGCCATGTCCTTCATTGCTAACCCCAACGACTTCTACGTACACCTCATCGCGCCCGATGTCTTAGAATTTGACGCCCTCAACGACAAACTTCAAGAGCATTACAACGACTCTAAAAACGTTAAAGCTATGGACAGTGCCAGAAGTTTGGGTGTGGGCGATTTTTGCTGTGCTAAGTTTGAGAAGGACTCCGGCTGGTATCGAGGAAAGATCTTGGAAGTGAGAAGCGTGGGGCCGAAGGGGAAAAGCAAGTGGGACTTTATGGTGTTTTATGTCGATTATGGGAACTCGGAGTGGGTTTTGGAAACTAACGTGAAGCCACTGGTAGCTGAATTTTATGATATGCCGGCACAAGTTGTGAAGTGTTCATTGGCTCATGTGTCTCCTTTTGTGCCAGCTGGGAACAAAGACTGTAAAG CGAAATGGTCAGAACAAGCCACCACAATGTTTAGAAAACTGACAGGATTCAACACAAAGTTGAATGGATTTTTGGTGACAGTCCCTGAGGACAAAAG taAAGCTATAGAGCTAAACCTCACCATCAGCACCTCTCACATGGAAGTCTATGTCAACCAAGAACTAGTCAACCTTGGCTTGGCGTCGTCAGACATTTTGAAGAAGGAGAGCGTAGAAG ATGATGAGCTAGAGATAGCATCTTCTAATTGGCTGAATCACAGATATCAAGAGGGAGGATATGCTGACTCAGATACAGGACTACCTGAGAGTCCAGATAGTCTTATGGATGCCTTGGCTAAACTTGACCCCATGGCAGTACATTACCATGCAGAGATCAATACATATGGATATGATGAAGATGACCCAGAGATGGCTACTATGGGCTACA AGTCCAACTTGGACAAGAAAGTGTGCTACTTCCATGTATCAGGAAAAGGATGTTACCGTGGTGACAGCTGTCAGTTTGAGCACCCTGATCCAG ATGAAGTTAAAGATACCACCGATTGCTACTGCATCAACAATGTGGTAGATTTACTTCCCGAGGAGTCGGTTGTCTGCATCTTGGTCACAGCCGTGATTTCGCCCATCCACTTTTGGGTCCAGTTCGTCTTTGGGCCCACACCCTTGAAGCAGCTACAAATTCATTGCTCCAAAAGTCTGGACAGACCTTGGGAGGAGGGAGAGACACTGGAATCACTCAATGAGTCCATCAA TAATAATTGCAGCAAGGGAAGTACAAAGAGCCATGACATGACAATTCTTGCCTTAGGAGAAATTGTCTTGGCAAAGTACAGCAAGGACAAGAAATGGTATCGTTCCAGGGTTATCTTTGTGGATGAAGATAAGATTGAG GTGTTTCACGTAGATTACGGAACATCAGATTGGGTCACTAGGAAGGATGTTAGGCCAGCCTTACCACAGTTTCTACACCTTCCATTCCAGGCTGTTCAGTGTAGACTGGATGGCCTGGAGGAGAGTCAGGAATGTAAAGAACAGAGAGACAATTCCAG GAACTACTTTGAAGATGTGGCGACAGGTCACCCATTGGTGGCTTACGTTGTTGAAAG AGATATCGACAACCTCCTTTACCTGAAACTTTACAACACTAAAGGTGAAGAGGATATTTGCATCAACAAAGCCTTGCTCGATAAAGGTTATTACCTACCAGGAGAAGTTGCTGAGAAAGGAGAGAAAGTTTCAAATTAG